The DNA window GATGCAATCTCTATGAAAGCAAGAGTAGATCTTATTAACAAGTATAATCTTGCAGGAATTGCAAGCTGGAGAAGAGGTTTTGAGACAGAAGACATATGGAATGTAATTGATGAAAATTTGAATAAACAATAAGCTAATGGCAATGCTATTAGCTTATTGTTTTATATAGAAACATTGACTTAAAAGAATTTTCAGTTTATAATATTGATATTTATTCAAATAATGTCGATAGATATTCAATTTTGAATATGAAAATTTCATGAGATATTTATAAATTAGGGGGAAATGTAAAAATGGATATAAAAGTAGCAAAATTTGGAGGATCTTCGGTAGCAGATGCAAACCAATTCAGAAAGGTGAGAGATATTGTCTTAGCAGATGAGTCTAGGCGCTATATTGTTCCATCAGCTCCTGGAAAGAGATATGGAGGAGATTATAAAATAACAGATTTACTTTATCTATGTCATGCTCATGTTCAGCATTCTGTTCCTTTTGATCAAATGTTTGATATGATTAGAGATCGATATTTGGGAATTGTTGATGAACTTAATTTAACTATTGAATTAGAGCCTTATCTTGAGGAGATAAAGGAAAAAATAGCAAAAGGCGCATCGGTAGATTATACTGCCAGTAGAGGAGAATATTTGAATGGACTGATTTTAGCTAATTTATTGGATTATACTTTTATAGATCCTAAGGATATGATTCTATTCGATGAATTTGGTGCTTTAGATGCAGAGAAGACAAAAGAACTTGTAGAAAAATGTTTAATGGAACATAAGTGTGCAGTGATTCCAGGATTTTATGGAGCTATGGCTAATGGAGATATCAAAACTTTTTCTAGAGGAGGTTCTGATATTACAGGTTCTATTGTGGCACAGGCAGTAGGGGCGAAAGTTTATGAAAATTGGACGGATGTTTCTGGATTTTTGATGGCAGATCCACGTATAGTAGAAAATCCAAAGCAAATTGAAAAAATCACCTATCAAGAGTTGAGAGAACTTTCTTACATGGGTGCAACTGTTTTACATGAAGAAGCTGTTTTTCCTGTTAGAGAAGCAGGAATTCCAATTAATGTTAGAAATACCAATGAACCTGATAATAGAGGAACCATGATTATAAGAGATAAAGAAAGTATTCATTCTGATACCATAACAGGGATAGCAGGAAGAAAGGATTTTACCGTTATTGCTATTCAAAAAAATAGAATGAATGCAGATATTAGTTTCGTTAGAAGGATTCTTTCTATTTTAGAAGTCAATAGTGTACCTGTTGAGCATCTTCCATCAGGTATTGATAATATATCCATCGTGATAGATGATGCCTATTTAGATAATAAGTTAAACAAAATTGTAAAAGAAATACGAGAACAATGTAAGCCTGATTCCATAGAGGTGTATCCAAATATGGCACTTATTGCTACTGTTGGACATGGAATGGTATATACAAGAGGGGTTGCAGCTAAGTTATTTGCTTCTTTAGCTGAAGATAATATTAATATCCGAATGATTGATCAAGGCTCTAGTGAGATTAATATAATCGTGGGTGTTGAAACGAATGATTTTGAAAAAGCTGTACAAGCTATTTACGATGGATTTGTGGAATAAAGTTAAAGTTAAAGCTAAAGTTAAAGGAAAACTTTATATAGGTAATTATATTTAAAGTTGAAGTTTATGTAAAACTTCAACTTTGTTTTTGAAATTTAGGTTATTAATGATAAATAATAGTATATCAAAAGTTAAAGTAAATGTTTATGAAGAACTTTAAGAGAGGATGTCCTAAGAAGCTATTTGGAATGAATAGTAAGATATACTATATATAAAATAACAGAGAATAGAAAAGCGACCTGTGTAGGTCGCTTTTCTATTCATAAGTGCCTTTTACAATGACTTTCTTTTCATCAATCATAATTTTTCCATTTGCAATAACCGTATGAATATCTAGATTTTCATCAAGAAGCAGGAGGTCTGCATCAGAATTTTCTTGAAGAACTCCCTTTTTAGGATAAATACTTAATGCTTTTGCAACATTTGATGTAAGGTAAGTAAGGGCTTCTTCAATACTGAAGTTTAGTGTGTTAACCATCTTTTTAAATTCATGGAAGATACTATTTACTTCAGATGCTCCAATTTGGGTTAAATTTCCAAACTCATCATAGTTTGACCAGCTACCATATCCATCAGAACTCATGGTGATATTTTCTATAGGGACATTTTCTTCTTTAGCTTTTAAAATAACATTACCAGGTGCTAGATGTTCATAGATGCCACAGGTTAAATCAATGATGCCACCTTTTTTTGCAAATTCAAAACCTTCCATTAATAATTTTTCATTTCTATTCACGTGTGTGGGTCGGATAATCTTTATAGGTACTTCTGTATTTTCAACTACATTCATGATAGGTTCTAATCCTTTATGACCATCCCCCATATGAACGACCAATATGCCACATTTTCCTGACATCATCCCTGAAACTCTTACATCAGAGGCTACTTTAGTAAGTTCATGTTCATTAATATTGGATGACCGATGATCTGAAAGGGCGATCTTTACGCCAATGACTTCATCAATAAATACAATATCCTTCTTAATAGAGCCAGTAATAGTTTTAGTAGGATACTCATAAGAACCTGTATGAATAAAGGCAGTGATCCCTTCTTCTTTTAAAGCTTTAGCTTTTGCCAAAACATTTTCAACACATCTTGTAGTAGCATCTGTACCTAAAAGACCTACTACTGTAGTAATACCTGCCTTTGTAAGTTTAGATAGAGTGATTTCAGGAACTCTTGTTTTAAAGCTGCCTTCTCCACCTCCACCTGTAATATGCACATGTTGATCGATAAAACCTGGTACCATTTTTTTACCTGTACCATCAATGATTTTTACTTTTTCATTGTTTAGAATAATTTCATCTTCTATTAATAAAATTTTTCCTCCACCGATGAATACATCTTTTTTCCCTAAGTATTTTGGGTCGTAAATCTCAACATTTTTTATTAATAACATGTAAGTCTACCCCTTTTATGATATTTTTTAATTATTTTTTTTATTAGGATCAAGTGGTGCAATGCCTATACCTGTTAAAGCAAGGATAATTGCAAATACAATTCCCATGTAGTTAAGGACCGCCCAAGGAAGATACTCTAAAGTTGGGACTCCTAAAG is part of the Crassaminicella profunda genome and encodes:
- a CDS encoding aspartate kinase, coding for MDIKVAKFGGSSVADANQFRKVRDIVLADESRRYIVPSAPGKRYGGDYKITDLLYLCHAHVQHSVPFDQMFDMIRDRYLGIVDELNLTIELEPYLEEIKEKIAKGASVDYTASRGEYLNGLILANLLDYTFIDPKDMILFDEFGALDAEKTKELVEKCLMEHKCAVIPGFYGAMANGDIKTFSRGGSDITGSIVAQAVGAKVYENWTDVSGFLMADPRIVENPKQIEKITYQELRELSYMGATVLHEEAVFPVREAGIPINVRNTNEPDNRGTMIIRDKESIHSDTITGIAGRKDFTVIAIQKNRMNADISFVRRILSILEVNSVPVEHLPSGIDNISIVIDDAYLDNKLNKIVKEIREQCKPDSIEVYPNMALIATVGHGMVYTRGVAAKLFASLAEDNINIRMIDQGSSEINIIVGVETNDFEKAVQAIYDGFVE
- the iadA gene encoding beta-aspartyl-peptidase, which produces MLLIKNVEIYDPKYLGKKDVFIGGGKILLIEDEIILNNEKVKIIDGTGKKMVPGFIDQHVHITGGGGEGSFKTRVPEITLSKLTKAGITTVVGLLGTDATTRCVENVLAKAKALKEEGITAFIHTGSYEYPTKTITGSIKKDIVFIDEVIGVKIALSDHRSSNINEHELTKVASDVRVSGMMSGKCGILVVHMGDGHKGLEPIMNVVENTEVPIKIIRPTHVNRNEKLLMEGFEFAKKGGIIDLTCGIYEHLAPGNVILKAKEENVPIENITMSSDGYGSWSNYDEFGNLTQIGASEVNSIFHEFKKMVNTLNFSIEEALTYLTSNVAKALSIYPKKGVLQENSDADLLLLDENLDIHTVIANGKIMIDEKKVIVKGTYE